The Rathayibacter caricis DSM 15933 genomic sequence CGGTCGCCGCCGCGATCCGAGCCGCGACGGCGAGATCCTCGCAGCCGCGCTCGACGTGCTCGCCGAGACCGGCTACGACGGCATGACGATCGACATGGTCGCCGCTCGCGCCCGCGCCGGCAAGGCGACGCTCTACCGCCGCTGGGACTCCAAGGCCGAGCTCGTCGTCGACGCTCTCGCCTGCCTCAAGGGCGCCGACCTCGCACCGGACCGCCTCCCTGACACCGGCACCCTGCGCGGCGACCTCGTCGCCCTCATCCGGCCGCAGACCATCGAGGACGCCGAGCGCAAGCTCCGCATCATGGCCGGCGTCGTCGCCATGATCTCGAAGTCGCCCGAGCTCTCGGACGCCGTCCGCGCCGCGATCAT encodes the following:
- a CDS encoding TetR/AcrR family transcriptional regulator, with product MTPPPPPAVGIDAPARPGRRRDPSRDGEILAAALDVLAETGYDGMTIDMVAARARAGKATLYRRWDSKAELVVDALACLKGADLAPDRLPDTGTLRGDLVALIRPQTIEDAERKLRIMAGVVAMISKSPELSDAVRAAIIEPRAEANRILMRRAIDRGEIPSDVDVETLALVTPSMVAYRVLLLRIPVDRAFLLSLIDGIVLPAVGLGR